The Bombus vancouverensis nearcticus chromosome 5, iyBomVanc1_principal, whole genome shotgun sequence genome segment acttacaaataccgTGAGATAAAATTACACCAGAGATTACAaaacttttaattttatcaatgcCAAGAAGAAGATAGCAGGCCATTATTGATGAGGGTGGGGGGATCAATGCAAATGGTACCACTTCCAACATTTGCTGTGATGTAAGATTTGTTGCTTACTCTTTTCTCTTTGTCGAATGACCTCGTTAAAATCATCTCAATTGTTTCAAACATACCCTATTTTATCAGGAATAAGAAATTAAAGcgtcataaaaaaaaaagtgggggTGGCCTCGAAATCTTCGAAAAACCTTCACGAGCAAAAAAATTATTACTGTCATATTACGAGTCTCTTAATACCATAGAACTTTCATAAacaatatttttccatatttctaaaaagaaaagaaatatttacggTGATTAAAGTTATTGTCCCACCTTGTATTGTTTATACATAAGGTGTCTCCGAAATCATTGCACAAGCGGTGCACTCGGGTGGTGATTCTACATGCAAAAATAAATCGACGAAGAAAGAATAACGTTTTTGCGTTTAAGACTTCGTTTTCGAGGAAAATGAGCTCGAAAATCCGTCAGATGCACGCGTGCCAATTGTAAGTTTCCAGGCATTCGACTTGTCTCTCTGCTCGCGGtggtaataatttaattagacaaGCAGACTTATACATGCAGCAACGCGTCAAGATTTTGAACGCTTGTTACGtcaataaaatgatttttaaaaattaatactttTACCCTTATTTCTGAAACCATCGCAAATACGCAGACCGTAGAAATAAGATAGCAGCAATAATAGAAAGCAAATCATAACATTGTTcatgtttataaatataaacacgAGCAGAAAAAGAAGTCGGATACCTCGAAGCTTACAATTAGTACACGTACACTTGACGGATCTTCGAACTTATTTTCCTTGGGAACAAAGTCTTGGACGAAGAAATgttattctttttttcctcggCTCATTTTTATACGTAGAATCATCCGACCGCTTGTGCTATGATTTCGGAGACACCGTGCATGTACAAATGTAAATGAATTACtatgagaaagagaaagaagattctTTTTAAATGTTAATGTCAACTAAATGTTGCATTATCTCTGAAACACGTGTAAGATTAATTgcgaatatattaaaaattgcgCAAACAAAATGTCATTCCGTGCCAAGAGATTTTAACGATGGGCGATTTATCATAATCAAAGAGAAATCGGGATAGTAAAATTTTCATATAGAATATATTCTTTATTCTTTGCTCTTTATCGATACATTTCAATGTCATCTAATTAAGATTAAATGAACTATTATCCATAAAAGGAGGAAAACCGAAATTTCAGTTTACCTGTTCCAATGATTAAAAATAGCGAATGCTATATTCGTTCCACTAACAAATTAATGACATTTGTATAGAAACTTCAGAGGCTGTTTATTTTAAATTGTGTACGTTTTTAACGTGATTGATCCTGTCGCTATAGGTTTTATATGTGAAACATTTAATGCATATAAAGGATTTTAAAAAGCATGGATACAAAAATCACTAGTTTCTGATTAGTTTTCTAGACAGTCTTAGTACAGTGCATTCACTGATAGCCACGTAACTATTACGTGTTACCTTAAACTTATCAACCGaatcatttaaattttttagTTGTTACCAAGTGACACAAAATAAACGCTGTACTAGCATTATACGGGGTGAGTCATTTAAGTGTTTAAGTTTTTTTTAGCTTGGTGTCGATACTATCAAGCACGTAATAAATCGAAAAATTTTTCAAGGAAATTACATACTTATTTACTTATGTCGAAAAACTATCAATCCAATAGCTACCTTAACTTTTATCTCGTAAAACTTGTCGTAGGGAAAACGCAAGGCACTATACTACTTTTGCACTTGTTTTtcttatatttcatacgataaattttacaaaatgaaaGTCAAAACATCTACCAATTAACACTTTTTCCACAAAAataagttaataatttttttataaagaatCTCGAGCTGCGTCGGctaatgtattaaaaaatatacgcGTCCGTTTAAAAAGTCAAAGTTGACCTCTTTGACCTTTACGCACCTACCTATGGAAGAACTAATAACGTCAAAATACACTCGCCTtcaaacaatttaatttttaccTGAAACATTTTTTGATATACCTAATTATTGGtatcgaaaatatttcaacttAAACTTTTAGGTGATTTACTCTGTGTAATCATAGATAAATACATGACGCCATTCATTAGTAGAAAACAGAATTTTGTTGTTTTAACATTGCAGCGTTTATGTACGTTTGTATGGTTATTTCTCAGGTTACAGTTTATTCTTGcacgaaatttcgaaataacAGACTTTTCTTTCATGCACGATAAAGTGAGTAGTAACATTAGACACAAACAACTTCTATGAGGAAAACTTTTCCAATTGCAAACACATAAATAGGATTATATCGAGCGCGATATTATTGTACTTACATGTATTTACTTTTAACCGAGACTGAAACGTTGAAAAGTAATTACTATATTAACTGTTTCTAAGAATGTGGAAGATTGAGATCTGttagtaattatatataaatagtgaTAGTAGCTCATTTACAGAGGAAATAGTTTTGCAAGCAAAGTTGGATTTATAGATAATAATTGAGCGATAAGCAATGAGGAAACAGGAAATCTTGTAATTTTCAGACTAGTGATTTTTCCATGAATGTTTGTTAAGACTTTCTTGCTTATTTTAATGAATGCTACACGCGCTTCAAGTTTGAACGCGTCAGCTCTGTATATTTATATGGGGAACTATCAAGGATTTTTAATGTTAAGAATTAAGAATATTCATGAGTAAGAACAGATTGAGCAATACGTTTTTTTTAATATAGTACAGTAAGTTCACTAGTTTTATATAAGATCtgtttatatatgtacataatcgAGCCTATTACCTCCAGCAATTGtgccaaatattttatttatcggGTCTGTCTAAAATTCTTTGGTTTCTTATCTAAAGAAATCTGGTAGATTTGTTTCTGCATTCTGctatttgtttaataattattcacAGTTGGATTACCAAATACGGGTTAGGTAAAGAAAGGCTCAATACGTATTCTGCTAATTTCTTGTATAAATGATGTTATACTGTAATTCTGTTATGTCGTAAAAGaagtatttaatttaaaaaaaatatcctTTCCTAAACGTAAGTGACGGAactatgtattttattatatgcaaGATTTATCATTGTCATCTGTCTGGTAATTCGATAagaatttctaataaaatatttatactgtTCACTTTCTTCCAGAGCGATAAAAGTGTCGCCTTCGAGCACAACTCGACTGTCGCGATACATAGCTTATTGTTCAGATTGAatttttctttgaaatattcAGAAACAAGCTTCGTCTACCTGAAAAAAATTTGTCTTCATTCTTTTAACGATCGACCTACGTGAAATGTATGCCATTTGTTCATAGAAAATCTACAGGCGAATTGAATGCTGTCAGTTAACTTGAAATTTTTGCAATTTCTCCTTTAGAGTGTTCGCTCGTTATAGCTAGCACGAGCAACGCTTTCATAAGATTCTTTGAAATGCATACAGCAGCAGAAAGTGACCTTTATGTTTAACCTAATACATTCACGCTCTTACGAGCGTAGAATACTTATGACTGGCATCTTAattttttgtaatttctttGCATGACTTAGAGACGTATGCCACCGCCAATGTACAAGCGAGAGACAAGATTTAAAGGTCAGAAAAGGGTCTCGGTGGGACGTTCAACGAGAAACAATGATGTATTAGAATTTAGATCAAAGGAGCGTATAGCTTCGAAAGAAGAGTCTACGAGGGAGAGCTACGAAGACTCGTCGAACACGGTTAAGTCCGAACCAAATTTTAACAACACATCTGCAGATCCTACGGTACCGGATATACAGATGAACGACGACTTACAAGAACGAGATGAAAGTCTGGTATGAGAAGATGATTACAATTGAAATTGCTTTTATGTTTAAGATCATTGATATTTGTATTTGGTATTTCGGTATCTGTTAACGTATGAGCACGATATTCATAAGAATTAGGCAGAATCGGCACTACGATTTCGCGAATATGCATTCTGGTAACACATATCAATTTGTTGAACTTAAATCTAATTATTACTACCGTTCTTGTAAGTTAGGAATCGTCTCCATTACAGGCAATTATTTTCATTACACCGTCATTCTATTTTTAGGAATCGTCAAAGAACATGGATGACAGTCCAAGATTAACTATCAAGAAGAAGGGCGATAATCTTACGAAGAGGTCAGGATTAAACGAAGGAAAAGAAGCCAGACCGATACAGCCCAAGTCTGAAAAAGCACAATATAAACCTTTCTCTTGCGACCTCTGTACTTTAGCCTTTACGAGAGCTTCTCATTTGGCCAGACACAGAAGAGTTCATACGGGTGAACGACCATTTGCCTGTAGCATTTGTCCCCGAATGTTTGCCAGACAGGACAAATTGAAGCAGCATTTGGACTCGCACTTACAATGGCCAAAAAGGAAGAATAGCTTGTCAAGTTCGAGTTGTCAATCAGCACCGTCGGCGGTGGTTAAAGGGAAAAGGGGTAGACCGAGAAAGGTTAGACGCGTTTACATAATATCGTAATCACGTTGTAATCAATTTCGATTTCTAAATGCTCTCGCAGATGACTTTTGTTCCTCTTATTTTCATTTCAACTTTCTCCTCTCCTTTAACatttgtatttctttttatcttaatgttaaataataattttttcctTTTACAATGAATTCCTCTCTTTAACCTGAATATTGCAgagttctttttatttacaataggatgtatttattattttttgcatTTCCACCATTTTTCCATCCTTACAGATCCTATTTTCGTGAAAAttcattcaaaaatattttaactagCGAGAGTTTAAGCGAGTAGGCAACGGTATAAATCCAGATACTAATACTATAAATATGTGGCAGGTAAATTTAGAACAGTCCGCCATGGAAGAAATTCTGAAATTTGGCGAATTCAGTTCTCTACTAAACAAATCCCATTCCGCGAATGCGACGAGCAAAAATGAAGATTTCGCATCCgttgaaaacgaaagaaaaatgaagGAACAGGAAGAGTATATCGCGGAAGAAGGGAACGAAGATAAAGACAAAGATGCTAACAGAGATAAAGACAATTATGGTTGCCAGGTCGAAAACGGTCAAGATatagtttaaataattttttctttactttCTCCCGTACTTTAAAAAAAGTATTTTTCTATGGGTAGGAAATCATACGGCTACGGAGTGACGGAAATTACCGAGCATTTTCGATCAACGATTCGAAACAGGTACTTTTCTTGATTTCTCTTTATCAAACGTTCACTAGCGTGAGAATAAACATAAAAGCTAGAAATTTATTAGCATACTTTTAGATACTATGATTAgtaatcttttttatttgatttctaGTTCAACAAAATTTTATGTGCAATAATTCTTGATTCTCGATGTTCGTTCTTCTGCAAAGAAAATTTGCATTCTTTGAACTAGCGAAGTAAATTAGTAAGGTCGTAAATTGGTTACaagttatatttcatatttatatacataagaTAAATACGCAACGATATGTATTAGAGACATTTTCACTATATACAACGCTAATTAGAAACTATGGTTTCAAAATGAAACGCTAATGGAATGAAACTGATTGTTGTGAGACCATTGTTACTCTTATACGAATTCCACATActtatttcgtttttatatattcgTTAATATTACGCTGCTGTGAAAGTAGCTGAGACGATATCGAGATTTACGTAATTCGTATAAATGAAACGTGTACAACACGTTTATTTGAATTACTGGTTGAACGTATAAGAGAATTAGATTATTACACGTATGACGAGTCATTCAAAATTCATGTGACGGTTAACAAACGAGCATATGAAGATAATTTCTATAAATAGGCATtcaataaatagtatatataaaaaatgtacatTCGACTCAATACTGAGCGCATTAAAACATACTTTTTGAAGggacaacatttataactaacATTAGAAACAACGTGCAGGATCATACGAACGATTTAATTACTAAAAATTACGATTAATTTTTCTCCActaaaatacgatataactttgtCATATTAAATTCGAGTACCACGTTTTGTACATCTTACGTGTCCCCCTTGAATCTCGTCCTAGATGCGAATCAACTTTATAACGAATCTTACCAAATAATTTTGCCACAACttacgtatttatttattaaggTTCGCGGTATTCTTGTTATagattaaatagaaatttgttcgaAAGAGTACCTGAAGCACCTATGTTAGATTCGAGACTAACTGATGGTGAACACAGGCCATGTaggaaaataataaacaatCCTTATCTCTCATTTTCCGAGATGGTTGTTTAGGTACCGATAAGTCGAATTCTACGACGATTTACTGTCGTATACACAATATTTCTATCGTAAGATTAGGAGAAGAAATTTATGTTGAAAACTCGACCAAATTACTTAAGCTGCGAGACTGTGGTATGGTTTGCATTGTGAAACTGTTTAACTGATTGAAGCCTAAGTTACAGAATTTGTTCACCTTCTTAGGATACGaggataattattaatttaggggaatatgtatgtaaatatgtatCGTCTTATCTATGTATTTTCTGATATGCATAGATCGTTTCGGTATTCCTGCTATATTTTTCGGTATTCTACTAAATATGTATACGTGCGATATACATATAAGatcattgaaataattttacaacatttaaagGGGCCCAACAGAAATTTTCTTGAGCTTATATTATTTCGATCGTCGCGTTAGCCGagctaatatatttatatttcgaacaTTTGCCTTTAAATATAGGCCTAACAATGGTTGGATCTATTTAAATgcctaaaaaaagaaaaaaagagctcTTAAATGTTCATCGTATTATGAAGAGTAAagcaacattttatttttttttgttaaattttcgtGCAAATATGAAACGCCGATAAAATTGTCATTGAAATTAATTCGGAAAGATATATTTCTCTGAATTCATAATTATGAGAAGTAGGCAGTTAAATGTACGACAGTGCAAACTACTTACATCTATGTAGATGAGGCTCAACGATTCTCAGAGCCGAAAAAGAAATGTagctttgaatattttgttataCATGCGATTATAAATACGTCAAGTACAAATGTCCAAATATTAGAATATACGTGTGCGTAAGTGTGCGTGCCTGTCGTactataaaagaagaaagaaataccaGTATGTGTATAGCGTTCAAGAATTATTGGCGAGTGCAATCTTTCTTTTTGTGTTGAATCAAACGATACTTGTTAATCCGTTTCTGTTCCTTTCTTCGACCAAAAGTTTAGCTTCTTAAGGAATTCTCGATTGATTAACATTTTTTGTGTTTTTGTTTTCGTAATTTTATAAGTAGATATATAATTGTGCTTACATTCGGTGGTTCTAGATGAAATAATTCGATGCTTAAAATATGGAAGAACATGCGTTTGTGTGTAGCGGTATTTATCCGCTATTTATCCGCATCTATTTGCCATTTGTTTATCCAATTTCATGTTAACAAAGTATCATTTCGTTCATCTCTTCTCTTCTTATAAATCAATAAGAAATGGCAAATTATCGATTCCATGTTTTAAGcataaaatagaaaaaggaagaacCAGACAGTTATGAAAATTGaatcgaattatttattttcattgatttCTACAGCTATATAGAACAATGTATTGCGTAGCGTACGTGGTGCCATCCGAATTGTATCTTCCTGTAACATCAGTTGTTGTTGTTGTACGAATTGTATTTTGTTTCGTTAAATTCTTGTTGCTCGACCTaccagtgttacacctcctgcATTATAACTTTTATTACGGCGATGTGCAATTATTTCAGCGATATGACTGTTTGGTCTGCCGCGGCAAATTACGAGTGTACTTGGTGCAATTACAGCGTCCAGAAGGTCGTACGCGAGTCTTCATATCTTACAGTGTATATTGTGTAGCatgtgtaaataaattttaaagccAATGTTTATTCCAATTGATacctttttcttctaatttgttttaatattttgaaatactaTTAAACTTGTTTTGTCAATTTCTGAAAAGATATCTGTTTAAagacacacacatatatatatatatgtaacacAAGTAAAACAGCTGAACCAGTTACAATAGCGAACGATTATCAGCAACCTAGCATACTTTTTTCTTTCGCATATCCTACGATTATGTGCTCTAGAACTATTTGTATTCACTTGCAGCTATATGTTAATATTCTTCGTTGTCTCTTTAAATTAGTTTCACATATACATGTGTGTACCTACATGGAAAATACGAATATTTGTAGAGGGCAGAACAGATGAAAgttagaaatttctttttagCTAAATGCAATATgttgtaatttatattaattagtaAGAAATCTTCATATCAAATATGTTGCGTGTTCTGTAACTGCGTATGTTGCGATCGACTTGAAActgaaaataaatggaattTGTCATGATCCGTTGCAGCAAGATCCTCTTACTGTACATAACAACATACTGTAAATAAGAACAATTAGAGAAATCGCTGAAATCATTTTTGTAGGAATATTTCTTAATTCGTCTGATTAGATGCACTCATGTCACACTACACTTTTTAAATAAGAAACTGAACATTTTGTTACACTGACACACTCCCAAAACTATAGTGTATGCAGgctatacatatttaatatataatatatttattatagataattatattttatgcgACGTGTAAACGTAATACGAGCGTAACTTTAGTAAATTCTCTTCGAAGaactataaatgtataaatagatAGGGGTAAAGTATTAGCATACCCTATGAATAAAAATAAGACGGAAGATGTTCTATAAACACAGGCTCATAAATACTTTATTACTGAAAGCTATAACAAAAACACGAAATGacaagaaaataatttctggGTTGATATAATAGTGATATAATAGGGATATAATAGTGAAACTAATCTCAACAACGAGCAGGTTAAGGTCATCAGACTTTTCGATGCCTAGATTATCAGATACCACGTTATCGGATTTTAATTCGTGGAGCAAACGCGTATCCAACAAGAATTAAGATAAAATATTCGTAATGCATTCGCTGAAATTAAAGGAAATTCGTATCGTGATGGATTCAATTTGTTACAGATGTGAAtcctatttaataataaaatttagtaaCGGGCAATACACGAAAATACTCTATAGAACGAAAAACTAATCCAGTGTTATTTTATAGTTCTGcttataactttttaataaatcatAAATTAATGAATCCTTATTTATGGGATATTTTCCTTCCATTATTACTCGTGGAATATTCCGATACTATTATATGGAAAAAAGAACGTGGGATATTTGACGTGGTTGGAAATTAGGTAGAAACTAGCATCAAAAGAGCATTATTCTTCTTGTTACTCGCAAGTATCATTATATTCCCGgacatacaatatatttttacaaatacgtTTTCTCGTTTATACACAGACTTTTTCAAGGATCGGGTGGGAAAATTACGGATATCTTTCCGTTTAGCATAATCATATACCTTCTCTCTGCCACGATTTACGATGGTTACATAGTGTCAAACTGCATATTAATGTCTTTATATCTGATGCAACaaacgaaaaagagaaaaacagtGTTATGACGATGAATCGTCTAAGTTCGAGATCGGCCTCGAGAGATATCGCAGCTATAATGTTCAATCGGCGAACGCAATCTTAGTGAATTAGCATTTTTCTAACATCGATTTACTTTAAAGtggttttctttctttctttaactAGCCTTACATTAAGTTACAACGACGACATCGAAAGCATAATACTCTTTGTCTTCCTTTCTTTCACCCTATTTCTTATTCTATTGGTTGCATTCATGTACCTGCGTCGAAGAGGAAACGCGCGACGTTTCCGGAAAACGCTCCTCttcagtaaaaagaaaaaaaaagacgattATAAATTTTCTGCAGACATTATTTACGTCACATTACGCTTAGCTAAATTTTATTATCGCGATCATTTTGTCCTTATTATTATCCTCTGAATATTATCTATTATACATCCATACTACATTCTCCAAGGTGGAACCGATGAAAATTATCCGCAATAGTGTATACATAATTTTGACATCTTGCCATGACACAGTCCCgcacaaaattatattattaaaatattattaaaataaataataacactTAGTTCGTGTTGCGGAAATTGCGGAAATTGCAATTCATAAAGCTCGTACTTTCGAAATATGTTGTTCCTATTGTTATTGAAACGTTCCATGTTTTAATGATTCGATGAGTACTTTTTACTAATATaattgaataaatgaaaattttaatacgttatacaacAATTTCGGAACgatcatttattttttactcgTATCTTTTCATCGACTCAACCAATTCGATCCTTTAACTTTAAAGTTATTCTAAATCTCTTAAGCGATAACAAGTTACCAGCTATTTTCAGTTAACACCGTTTTACTATTAGACTACGTCCATTTCACTTGTACACACAAACGTATGTGACAGGCTATTTCTGTTTCTCGAGACAAATTCGATCTGGACGATCCCTAGTATTAGCTTCTCCTGCTTTCCATTCTTCGCAACTTCGCGCATCTTTATCATCGAAATCGATCGATTGGTAAAGCTGCCTTGCATTGGCGTTATTATCCTCAAAGCTATTTTCCTTCGACaaattaatgtaatatatattaggTTTTAACACACGAAACGTCCAATGATTAAAAAATCGGCATACTTCAATCACATATGAAAGAGAAGATTTTCGAAGATGCGAATATTTGATGGAAACGAGAAGTttagaaaattgataaaacacGAAATTGAATATAAAATCTCATGTAATACGGTCGAATAGAATTTGTCAAAATGACGAGATATTTACGTAGATATGCGGAACATGGTAATCTCCAAAATAACAAAACTCTCTTTTTTTAGAATTACATACATTTTATGAAGTTTGGATTTCACGTAAATTAGAATTCGccaaaggaaaatagaaaacaaatttgCCCGCTCTGTGTATATTACACACGTTAAGGCTGCAATAAAAACGTCTTGGTTATAATGCTTTATGCGTGTCATTCGAACAGGCAAGCAAACATACAAGTTCATTAATGGTTACGTGTACGATAAATATCTTAGACATAAACACTGATATTTATCGGTTATcaactatataacgcaataatgcCTATCGCGAGAACTGAAATTTTCCAAAGAAATCAATCATTGTTTAAGTTGACTTATAATACAACCATTCTTTCCATTActtgttttatttatacatatgatTATAAGCTGGGCAGGCTCTTGCAAATAACGTTGCAACACGTTAATGTGCTGCTGACGTACAATTGTAATTTGACCATCAATTCCTGTACGTGGCAGTTCCATTGAATATTACTAATAATAGTACTAACATTGCATATTTTATACCGTGATCTCTTCGTCTTTTCATAATAAATAACATGCAATAGAATTCGTGAAATCAATTAATCGTtagtcaattaattaaatcatcaAAATAATTGAAATGCATAAAATCTATGTATCGTAAATTAAATCGCATTTCGATTATATTTGTTTGTAACAGCAGGTGCACAGTTCAAAGTACGAGATTGCCACGTACAGGGACAGCTATGAAATGCGCACTTTAGTAGTATTCAGATTTTTTAATGATCAGAATCGAAATCATATGTATGAAACAGAAATCGTTCGAGTAATTAGAAATTGCGAGCTGCTTGTGTGTTACTAGTAACAAGAACATGCCTTAAATTTTAAATCTTATTGTCGTATAAAATGCATATATCTTTTGACATATCTTCAAGTGAATTTTACACCCCAATCATATAATAAAATGCTTTATGTGCTCCATACTTATCGATACTTTGTGCGATACAACGAtgtttttattctgtatttacTTTCAACTATCATACGCCTCTTGCATTTCTCGCGATTTATGTCTAATAGGATAACCTTATGAGGCGAGTCGATTATTATTCGCACAGTCCTTGTACAGTGTACGAATAGTATGTGATATCGTAACTAGAATGAAACAAAAGTGGAATTAGAAAATCGTAATCGATGCGAATAATCGCGATTATCgtaattttcaatttagttGGAACGCATCGTTCTTATAAAAGTGAAGGGTTTCGTTAACCTGGAATGTGCGTTTGTACGCTCGAGGCAATTTTCACGCTCTCAACATGAACACACGAACGCATGCATACACATACTCATGTATACGCACATAAACGTACACGCTCACGAGTGTGTGAATATTATCGATATATCGACAAATTCGCCGATAATATCATTTACAGCCTCTGCTAATTTGCGTTCGAATAATTAATCTTTCGGCTGGTAATATTGCTTCCTTTTAAACAACGTGAATTTTACACCTGGACATTTGCAATTCGTCGATTCATCATGTGCAATTCAtactttcaaatttatttcgaaGATTTCGTAACTTTGGTACGTTATGAAAATTCTCTTAATTTTAATTCGTGACACGAAAAGTAAACGTTTGACGTACAATTATCTTACTCGCGTGTAGTTATAAAGAAGTAAACGTGTCAATATACCTGTTTTTGAGTTGTCCgaaatatgtacgtatgtatgtatgtaaacaCTATTTacgcttctttttattttcttatctgTATATTACTATAACTTGCAATAGCTGTTATGCTTTAGAAATTTATATCGAGTGAATGTTTAGATAACGCTATGGATTAAAGCGAACAAttgataatttcaattttttttactCGGTATGAATTATGATATGATTGTATTTGTTGACATAAACTCGTGTGCGTCTCTCACATACACAGGTAACAGTGTGGAAAATTAAAACTACGATTAGAGTTACGTATATGTATGTGATATTTGTAACTCAAGAGAGAGATTACTTCTCCTTTTTGTAAGAAATCGAATCTTTTAAAAGCGTTCCCGcttatttctctttattttcacAGAGGAACACATACTCGACCGCTTTGTAGACGTAAACTAAAAATAATTGTCGAATGGTTATTACAAAGTTTCTATATCTGCCGCCGTTTGTTGTTCTAGCTACGGAAGTAACACATATCGATACATTCTGTCACATTAAACATTACAATTATATTGAACGACCCTTTCCTTTCTGTTCATTCTCCTAACTGCCTTTTTAAGAAACCATATATTATTCTAAAACAAGGTAACTAACGTTAGACGTAAATGTAACGTTACGGTGTAAAATAACCGATTGTTAAACTGTTCGTGAGCTAATCGGGTAAATCTACACAACTTACGATTTTGTTAATATGAATCACAAAGGTGATCGTTTTGGTAACAAGAAATACAGTTTTCGTTCTTCTACTTCACAGGTATCTCAGGATAATATTTACCTAGGAGTAATATTACTACAGTCGCGATCATAGTTATTTGA includes the following:
- the LOC117159691 gene encoding uncharacterized protein LOC117159691 isoform X4, whose protein sequence is MFKHQHYFVTGTAITYQLLLNTERVITMGEKTFNLTWNNHLANLSGLFEGLYKSGSLTDTTLACQGGMLRAHRLVLAACSPYFERVFKEHYGEQPILILKGVAVEEMECLLDFMYRGSIDVAEEHLPSLIKTATDLEIRGLSGDQRNQENSHSPYTRVETRMQRCHIEARVHTTEYMKEPSVIPFLPKQSSIESLEDHIKVEEIEVEDDPMVIDGHEDTFDEPLRSSETQIRRMPPPMYKRETRFKGQKRVSVGRSTRNNDVLEFRSKERIASKEESTRESYEDSSNTVKSEPNFNNTSADPTESSKNMDDSPRLTIKKKGDNLTKRSGLNEGKEARPIQPKSEKAQYKPFSCDLCTLAFTRASHLARHRRVHTGERPFACSICPRMFARQDKLKQHLDSHLQWPKRKNSLSSSSCQSAPSAVVKGKRGRPRKVNLEQSAMEEILKFGEFSSLLNKSHSANATSKNEDFASVENERKMKEQEEYIAEEGNEDKDKDANRDKDNYGCQVENGQDIV
- the LOC117159691 gene encoding uncharacterized protein LOC117159691 isoform X2, translating into MFKHQHYFVTVNTERVITMGEKTFNLTWNNHLANLSGLFEGLYKSGSLTDTTLACQGGMLRAHRLVLAACSPYFERVFKEHYGEQPILILKGVAVEEMECLLDFMYRGSIDVAEEHLPSLIKTATDLEIRGLSGDQRNQENSHSPYTRVETRMQRCHIEARVHTTEYMKEPSVIPFLPKQSSIESLEDHIKVEEIEVEDDPMVIDGHEDTFDEPLRSSETQIRRMPPPMYKRETRFKGQKRVSVGRSTRNNDVLEFRSKERIASKEESTRESYEDSSNTVKSEPNFNNTSADPTVPDIQMNDDLQERDESLESSKNMDDSPRLTIKKKGDNLTKRSGLNEGKEARPIQPKSEKAQYKPFSCDLCTLAFTRASHLARHRRVHTGERPFACSICPRMFARQDKLKQHLDSHLQWPKRKNSLSSSSCQSAPSAVVKGKRGRPRKVNLEQSAMEEILKFGEFSSLLNKSHSANATSKNEDFASVENERKMKEQEEYIAEEGNEDKDKDANRDKDNYGCQVENGQDIV
- the LOC117159691 gene encoding uncharacterized protein LOC117159691 isoform X3, whose protein sequence is MSEFECKRLNTERVITMGEKTFNLTWNNHLANLSGLFEGLYKSGSLTDTTLACQGGMLRAHRLVLAACSPYFERVFKEHYGEQPILILKGVAVEEMECLLDFMYRGSIDVAEEHLPSLIKTATDLEIRGLSGDQRNQENSHSPYTRVETRMQRCHIEARVHTTEYMKEPSVIPFLPKQSSIESLEDHIKVEEIEVEDDPMVIDGHEDTFDEPLRSSETQIRRMPPPMYKRETRFKGQKRVSVGRSTRNNDVLEFRSKERIASKEESTRESYEDSSNTVKSEPNFNNTSADPTVPDIQMNDDLQERDESLESSKNMDDSPRLTIKKKGDNLTKRSGLNEGKEARPIQPKSEKAQYKPFSCDLCTLAFTRASHLARHRRVHTGERPFACSICPRMFARQDKLKQHLDSHLQWPKRKNSLSSSSCQSAPSAVVKGKRGRPRKVNLEQSAMEEILKFGEFSSLLNKSHSANATSKNEDFASVENERKMKEQEEYIAEEGNEDKDKDANRDKDNYGCQVENGQDIV